The genome window AAACAACATACTGCAAATGACACCAATGCCAACTGGCAATGCTGTGAGAATCTCCTGAGCCTTATCCGACGGTGTTGGATAGAAGCAATTCACTACATTCTGATCAAATAGTGCAACAGCTGCAAATACAAGTATTGACATAAAGGCATGGAGGAAATCTATAAACTGCAGTTGGAAATTTGCATCAACTTCGGGTGAAAGGGTGGTTGACCCATCGATGATCCATAAGCCTCGGAATGTAGCAAAGCCATAACAGACATTTCCATTCTTGTCTCTATAGCTGTCAGTGAAGCTCAGTAGAAAACATGAAGCTCCACAGAGGGCTACAAGACCAGCAGTCATGGACCGGCTGACTGAGTCACAGTTGCCTTGGTTTGAAAATATGGGTGCTAGGAGCTGAAATGCAAGAACTGTTCCGGTTGGTAAAAGATTGGCCAAATGAGCTGTGCTTTGAAACGTCTGGCGAATGGCTTTCTGTATCAAGGTTCTTTCCTCCTCTGTTACGGACTTTGACATATCTTGCAAGAGGGGAAGTTTTTGTTCATCATCAGGCCAGTGCCGGGATTCCTCAGCTTGTATCTTGATCTCCATTGACCAGAAACGCTTGAAGCTTCTTTTCCCTTAATGTTTTGGTCTCTTTTCTTGGTttgttttagaattttttgTTGGGAGGAACAATGTTATATAGATAGAGAATAGAAATGAAAAGAGTGGAGGTAAAGGGAGGGAAGAGTAGTTAGTCATGCCTTGCAAGGAAGAGAAACCTAAAACTGGAACTGAAATTGAGACAAAGCTGCTACCAAATGGGATTTTTGGTTTCGTGCATAGATCTTCAAAGTAGATGAAAGAAAGCTTTTTGGGGTTAGCCAAATGTCCATCAAGAGGCTTCATTTTTGTGCTAACTGCCCATCAAGCTTTCATGACCGTTATAGACCATGGTTTTTAAAGTTGTCACAAAGTGGGAGGGGTGATGTGATCAGTTTCAAGAAGTTTGGGGCTTACAaggtttttgttgtttgttgcGGAAACGCAAAGTGTATTGCTTAAAGGCAAGAGGCTTCATAAGAGGTgttctttacttttattattattatttctaaaTTTAGAAGTGGAGACCCACACTTCTTTGGTTTTAGGCTTTGCTTTTTAGTTTTTCCTTCAACACATGAAAGTCCGTATTGGATTAGATATTAGGCTTCACTTTTAAGGAATTGGTGTTAGATCATACATGGTGTCATATACTCATACCTTGCACGATATAACTTTATAAACAGGTGGGAATTGAAACAGGGAAACATCTGTGCCATGTGTTCAACTATTGCTGCCAAAAAGGCCCATTTTTGCAGGCACTGATATGCTGGAGTTTTTAATCCACTCACCTTCTAACCAAAATCTTGCAAAACATTTgctttgtccttttttttttggtattttttgaTACCAAGAGTGGtataaattattctaaactAATCTAATATACGAGAAGAATGACTCGAGCTTAAGTGCAAAGGGATGGACTCACTGCTCTGACCAAGTAGCCTAACTCACTTCTGCGCTTTGTCCATTCGCATAGTTGAAACAAATCCAACCCACCTCATATTTTTCAGATCTGATGCCCATGTATCAAATTGGACACGTGTGTGGTGAGCCAAAATGCACAGGCCCGTCCATTTAAAAAGGACCAGGCATACATGAATAACCCATTTGCTCATGCTGGGCTCAAGAGAAGATACCAAATTggcctttttgttttgctgtGTCCTTGTTTTTAAGCAATTTGAAGATAGGAaaacaaagtcaaaaaaagATGTCCTTTGAGAGCTACAGGTCATAGTTATGGGGAAGAGAGACGTCCCATTCAAAGAGTTTGACAAATTATGTGCCCTCTTCGCGTTGGACCATGCATAATGCATTGCCTGCCAAAGGGGTCACGAGGCTGAAGCATATAGATAGACGCTATAGGCAGAGACTTTTCATCACTTTTTCCCAAGGCAGAATTGTAGCTTCTACTTCTGCTTTAGCATCCGTTACAAACTTTAAGTTTTAACCATAACGTACATTTCATTCAGTCACAGTATCTTAATCCTAAAGGAATGAGAATCTCGCTCTTGGTTTAGTGGGTACGAACTTAAAGTTTAATGTTGAAAAAGGTTTTAAATTCGACTCCTCGTGtcttaataaaaagaaagacttCAAATCAATAAGTGTTGCATGTACTGTGGTCCTTTTCTGCAACTGCAACATCACAATGCTGGTGTAAATTTTATCATTGTTACGATTCCCTTcctttgttattttaattttctgataACTGAGAAGAATCTTTGAACTATTAGATTACAGAATCTGGTCCAAATGGTTAGGTAACTGTCTACCAGCTACAACAGTGAAGTTGCTTTCATTCTAAAAACAACtatttttttcaacttttgttaTATAGAATTCTGGGTCTAATTTGTAACTGTAATTACCAAAAAACTGACATATCTTTGTTAATTAGCCTTTGATACTAGCATGGCATCTAGAGCAGacccaaaaacagaaattgtAGCATCTAGGGAGGGGGGGAGGGAGGAAGGgaaggagggagggagggagggagggagggtaTCTACAGTTTACCTTCATTCATGATGACCACCAACCCCTACTTCCTACTCCTTAAATGATTTAAAACATTGTGAAATAATGACACCATCAAACTGGACCccatatattataattttgtttctttaggGCTTTCATCAAGAAatcatgaaagaaaaaaattttatggcatctgaattaataattataaagGTTTTTCCCAGTACATTTTAAAGTTGAacccatgtttttttttttttttaaaaagacccTACAAAATGCACAAGCAAATGATCATTTGGAGAGAGGTGGGAGAGGGGAGGGGGTGTGGTGTTCTGAATGATGTGCTGGGTGTGATGATGAATTGTGTCATGTAGCCTATTGGCACAAACAAGCATGTAGATGATCATAGAGTGCGAACCTTAAAAGAAGTCAAGggaaaatgtttttttttctttttctggctTGGTTGTTCGCCTTTCAGTTTCTTTCTAGTACCAATTGATTTGTTGCTTGCTGCTTTTCCCTCATTTTATGGACTGGTTcagaaagccaaaaaaaattcaatgatGCCATATGGCCATGAGAATGCTTTTCTGCATATGCACCCATATGGAAACTATGaatgaattatgaatatgACTTTATTGATTTTATGTTCTAACCATCAGGGCTTTGTTACCATTAGAATGAGTTTGTAACACGAGTGAGCATTATCCTTGTATTCGAGGTTTTGTGTTCAAATTCCACTCTTTCAATAtcaattgtattaaaaataataataaataaagactTCGTTACTGTTTTAATATATGTGtaaattcaatatcatttTCCATC of Prunus dulcis chromosome 4, ALMONDv2, whole genome shotgun sequence contains these proteins:
- the LOC117626804 gene encoding protein DMP4-like → MEIKIQAEESRHWPDDEQKLPLLQDMSKSVTEEERTLIQKAIRQTFQSTAHLANLLPTGTVLAFQLLAPIFSNQGNCDSVSRSMTAGLVALCGASCFLLSFTDSYRDKNGNVCYGFATFRGLWIIDGSTTLSPEVDANFQLQFIDFLHAFMSILVFAAVALFDQNVVNCFYPTPSDKAQEILTALPVGIGVICSMLFVVFPTKRHGIGFPLSVN